A segment of the Siphonobacter curvatus genome:
ACCGCTAGTGGACTGATCAGTACCGAAACGGGTTCGGCCAACTTCCGGGCGACGTTCCCCAACCCCGAAGGCTTCCTTCGCAGCGGTAGTACGGGTCAGGTGCGGGTTTCTTCCCACATTGATAACGCTCTGCTAATTCCCCAGAAAGCTACGTACGAATTGCAAGGCAAACGTCTGGTATACCAAGTAGTGGAGGGTAATAAAGTCAAGAGTGTGGAAATCCAGGTACGACCCACGACGGACGGCAAATCGTTCATTGTGCAGCAGGGGCTAAAAGCGGGTGATCGGGTCGTTACGGATGGTATTACCGCCTTACGGGACGATGTGGAAATCAAGCCAGCGGCTCCGCAGGCGGATTCTACGGCTACTGCTGCCGATACGACGCGAAAGTAAGAGCGGTTTAGAGCAGACGGCTGGGTGTCCTACGCCAAAGCCTTCCACGCACAACCTCATTTGATATGTTAAGAAAATTCATTGAACGGCCGGTATTATCCACCGTTATCTCCATCATTATTGTCATGCTGGGCGTGCTGGGGCTAATCACCCTGCCCGTTTCCCAGTACCCCGAAATTGCTCCGCCGACCGTACAGGTGCAGGCGACGTATACGGGGGCCAACGCCAGCGTGGTACTGTCCAGTGTGATTGTACCGTTGGAAGAACAGATTAACGGGGTAGAAGACATGATGTACATGACTTCTACGGCGGCCAACGACGGTACTGCCACCATCACCATTTTCTTCAAACTCGGTACCAACCCTGACTTAGCGGCGGTAAACGTGCAGAACCGCGTATCCCGAGCGACGAGTTTGCTACCGCAGGAAGTAACGCGGTCGGGGGTAATTACCAGCAAGCGGCAAAGTAGTAACGTACTGATCTTTACCTTGTATAGTAAAAACAAGGCCTACGATGCTACGTTTTTACAAAACTACGCCAACATCAACATCGTACCCCAACTCAAACGGGTAACCGGGGTAGGGGATGCGAGTGCGTTCGGTTTGCGGGATTACGCCATGCGGATTTGGCTGAAACCGGACGTGATGGCTACCTATGGACTGATTCCCGATGACGTATCAGCGGCTTTGGCGGAACAAAACGTGGAAGCGGCTCCGGGTCAGTTCGGGGAAAGCAGCGACCAGTCGTTCCAGTACGTCATCAAATACCCGGGTCGTCTGAAAGACCCCGGTCAGTTTGAAAACATGATTATTCGTTCGACGCCGGGTGGACAGGTACTGCGGTTACGGGATATTGCCCGGGTAGAATTGGGAGCCCAAAGCTACGCCAGTATTTCGACGTCGCAGGGCTATCCTTCGGTGGCACTGGCGGTCAACCAGACGGCGGGTTCGAATGCTCAGGAAGTCATCGAAAACTCCCTGAAAGTAATCAAGGAAGCGGAAAAATCATTTCCTTCCGGGGTTCATTACGCGGAGCTGCTCAACGCCAACAACTTCCTGGATGCTTCCATTGAAAAGGTAATTCATACGCTGATCGAGGCCTTCATCCTCGTATTTATCGTAGTGTTTATCTTCTTGCAGGATTTCCGTTCGACGCTCATTCCAGCCATTGCTGTACCCGTCGCGATTGTTGGTACGTTCTTCTTCCTGAACCTGTTTGGATTCACGATTAACTTGTTGACACTCTTTGCTTTGGTACTGGCCATTGGTATCGTAGTGGATGATGCCATTGTCGTAGTGGAGGCCGTGCACGCCAAGCTCGACGAAGGGTATCAGTCAGCCCGCAAGGCTTCCATCGACGCCATGAGCGAAATCAGCGGAGCTATCATCTCCATTACGCTGGTGATGGCGGCGGTATTCGTACCAGTAAGTTTTATCGGTGGCTCGACGGGGGTATTCTACAAACAGTTCGGGCTAACGCTAGCAATTTCGATTATTCTTTCGGCCATCAACGCCCTGACGCTGAGTCCAGCCCTGTGTGCCCTGCTGCTGAAACCGCACGACAAGGAGCACCATAAGAAAGGATTCATGCAACGTTTTTATACGGCGTTCAATACGGGTTTTGATGCCGTTACAGAAAAGTACAAACGTTCGGTAACCTTCCTTTCGGCGAAAAAATGGATTGCTCTGGGTAGTATTGCCGTGTTTGCGGGAATCTTCGTCTGGTTGCTTCGATCAACGCCCTCGGGTTTCGTTCCTAATGAAGATCAGGGAACCATCTTTGCTAACATTACGCTACCTCCGGCTTCGTCCGTAGAGCGTACCACGGCCATCGGGGATGAAGTAGACCGCATTGCTCGCGAAATGCCCGCCGTACGGTTCACGACGCGTCTGGCCGGACGCAGTATCATTAGTGGGAATGGTAGTTCATACGGGATGGTCATTATTGGCTTGAAAGACTGGAAAGAACGCCCGGATAAGGATAACAATGCCGTAATCCGGGATCTGTTTGC
Coding sequences within it:
- a CDS encoding efflux RND transporter permease subunit, with amino-acid sequence MLRKFIERPVLSTVISIIIVMLGVLGLITLPVSQYPEIAPPTVQVQATYTGANASVVLSSVIVPLEEQINGVEDMMYMTSTAANDGTATITIFFKLGTNPDLAAVNVQNRVSRATSLLPQEVTRSGVITSKRQSSNVLIFTLYSKNKAYDATFLQNYANINIVPQLKRVTGVGDASAFGLRDYAMRIWLKPDVMATYGLIPDDVSAALAEQNVEAAPGQFGESSDQSFQYVIKYPGRLKDPGQFENMIIRSTPGGQVLRLRDIARVELGAQSYASISTSQGYPSVALAVNQTAGSNAQEVIENSLKVIKEAEKSFPSGVHYAELLNANNFLDASIEKVIHTLIEAFILVFIVVFIFLQDFRSTLIPAIAVPVAIVGTFFFLNLFGFTINLLTLFALVLAIGIVVDDAIVVVEAVHAKLDEGYQSARKASIDAMSEISGAIISITLVMAAVFVPVSFIGGSTGVFYKQFGLTLAISIILSAINALTLSPALCALLLKPHDKEHHKKGFMQRFYTAFNTGFDAVTEKYKRSVTFLSAKKWIALGSIAVFAGIFVWLLRSTPSGFVPNEDQGTIFANITLPPASSVERTTAIGDEVDRIAREMPAVRFTTRLAGRSIISGNGSSYGMVIIGLKDWKERPDKDNNAVIRDLFAKTAHIRGAEIVFFSPPTIQGFGTSNGFELQLQDRAGGTIEKLFQVEKDFMAALLKRPEIQFATTTFNPTFPQYQVNVNVARTKEAGLTVNAVLSALQGYFGGVYASNFNQFGKQYRVMIQADPAYRASPQNLNSVYIRNTSGTMAPISEFVTMERVYGPETITRFNLFTSVSITGTPKPGYSSGDAIKAIQEVAATTLPQGYGYEFSGMTREELTSGGQTIYIFILCLVFVYFLLSAQYESYILPLAVLLSLPVGLAGTFIFANLFDINNNIYLQITLIMLIGLLAKNAILIVEYAVERRRHGMSIVQAAVDGAQARLRPILMTSFAFILGLVPLAVSTGAGALGNRSIGTGAVGGMLIGTLFGVFVIPVLFIIFQSLQERISGTPDQLKTEEKSHADLMAGN